The stretch of DNA GCTGGGAATAAAGATCCCTAATCGTCCGGTTTTTATACAAAATGTAGTGCAGAATTTGAGGGGGTAAAACCCGCAACCCCTTGAAAAATAAGAAGCTTGATTTTAAAACTGCGGAACTTAGGCTAACACTATACTTGAAGAATTTAATAATGAATTAGAAGATTTTTGCTCTCTTCCAATCCTGAATTCATTGCTAAAATGCGGCAAGCCCGTCAAAATCATATTCAAGGTAAAACCCGGCCATTAAGCGAACTAAAAAAAGAACTATGTATCAAATAGAAACAACCCCTGAATTTGATCACGATATATCTAAAATTGATAAAAGTGTTTCTAACAGAATTATTAAAAAAATTGGACGGCTTGCTCAAAATCCAGAGTTAACCATGCTTACCTTAAATACCTTCCTCATGACCTTAAAGGTCTTCAAAAATATCGAATCGGCGATTATCGTATTATCTTCTGGATTGATCAATCCAAGAAAAGTATAATACTTTACAGTGTTGAACATCGCCGATCCGTCTATGATAAACTAAAATAATACTATTGTATAAATTTGTCAGGATTTTTTTATATGTTGGTATAATTTCAGATGACAATCAGTACTGGGAATATTGCCTGTGAAGGATTTGAGATGGAATTCAGGTCTGTCACAAAATTTCTTTTTATTCTCCCCCCAAACTTTTTTATACTCTGATCTGCGTCCCTGAATCTCCTTAAATTAATTACTTGACTTTGGCAAATTTAATTTCAGGGTCTCTTTTTGCGTCTATTCATGCCATAGGCAGATCCGCCTTTGGCGGAAGATTTATAATCCGCCTCAGGCGGACAGGTTCCTGCCTGCCGGCAGGCAGGTAAGCAAAAAGAGATTTTGAAATTCAAAATTTGCCAAACTAAAGTTAATTATTGATAATACTTATGTCAAGAGCTATGGTGATTTAGATTTTTCAGGATTTGTTTTTAATCACAGCCTGGTAGAGCGTTCTCACGGATAAATTGTTCTCAAGGGCAACTTGTTTTACCGCTTTTTTTAAAGAAATGTTTTTATCTTTTTGCAGGTTATTAACCAGTTTTATCAAATCCTCGTCTTTTAAAATGCTTTTATCCGCCATGCCTTTCCAGCCGTCTACAACTATACAAAATTCACCTTTTAAGACAAAAGGACATTCTGCCAATTCACTTAAGTTTCCTCTCCTTATATCTTCATAAATTTTAGTCAGTTCGCGGATTACTGCCGCCCGCCTTTCTCCAAAAACCTCAAGCATTATTTTAAGTGTTTCTTTTACCCTGTAAGGAGATTCATAAAATATAAGTGTCGCCGCTTCTTTTTTTAACCCTGTTAAAAACTCTTTTTTTTCTTTGCCGCTTTTAGGCAAAAATCCCTGAAAAAGGAACCTATCTGTTGAAAGCCCTGAGATACTCAAGGATGCGATAAGCGCGGCCGGCCCGGGAACCGGAACAACCTTTATCCCGGATAAAATACATTCCTGCGCGATTTTTTCTCCCGGATCCGAGATGCCGGGTGTCCCCGCGTCTGTTACCAGGGCGATATCTTTGCCTTCCAAAAGCTTTTCCCGCAGGTAGTTTCCCTTAACAATTTTATTATGCTCAAAATATGATGTCAGCGGCGCGTGTATTTCATAATGAGCAAGCAGTTTCTTTGTATGGCGGGTATCTTCCGCGGCAATCAGATCAACTTCTTTCAATATTCTTAAAGCCCTCAGGGTAATATCTTCCA from bacterium encodes:
- the rsmI gene encoding 16S rRNA (cytidine(1402)-2'-O)-methyltransferase, coding for MSGTLYLVSTPIGNLEDITLRALRILKEVDLIAAEDTRHTKKLLAHYEIHAPLTSYFEHNKIVKGNYLREKLLEGKDIALVTDAGTPGISDPGEKIAQECILSGIKVVPVPGPAALIASLSISGLSTDRFLFQGFLPKSGKEKKEFLTGLKKEAATLIFYESPYRVKETLKIMLEVFGERRAAVIRELTKIYEDIRRGNLSELAECPFVLKGEFCIVVDGWKGMADKSILKDEDLIKLVNNLQKDKNISLKKAVKQVALENNLSVRTLYQAVIKNKS